In Zea mays cultivar B73 chromosome 7, Zm-B73-REFERENCE-NAM-5.0, whole genome shotgun sequence, the following proteins share a genomic window:
- the LOC103637701 gene encoding protein trichome birefringence-like 10 isoform X1, producing the protein MEMASARRRAKPPQAVGGGGDQLALWAACVLLSSLSLLVAAAFSTGFGGAARLTLEAGPDRDREAAGALVTRATGAGSGRYCDEDDDLIDSMSVDGEWVLLRGAAERLYGPGQCPFVDEGFRCRENGRPDGDYAEWAWRPRRCALPRFLTAKWSWSSPKHMHASYIFDVCMRIRFDARRLLEMLRNRRLVFVGDSIGRNQWESMLCMLASAVADDRDKQASPGGASIYEENGSPITKRKGFLSFRFRDYNCTVEHYRSPYLVRRGRPPRHSPKRVATALRLGSMDAMAPRWKDADVLVFNTGHWWNHERLQQLGCYFQDGKTLRLNMSVEDAYERALNTLQKWVQKEVNTTKTLVVLRTYSPAHVRASNGGGGGCVRETAPELNTSRIALHRWPGLLNPSPALIEAAKKRQLATMHVLNVTLMTAQRRDGHPSVYNVRLPSPAAAQEQVTTRAADCSHWCLPGVPDAWNELLYALILHRTRTTSLGGSD; encoded by the exons ATGGAGATGGCGAGCGCGCGGAGGAGGGCGAAGCCGCCGCAGGCGGTCGGCGGAGGCGGAGACCAGCTCGCGCTGTGGGCCGCCTGCGTGCTGCTCTCCTCGCTCTCGCTGCTCGTCGCCGCCGCCTTCTCCACGGGCTTCGGCGGGGCCGCGAGGCTCACGCTCGAGGCCGGCCCGGACCGGGACCGGGAGGCCGCGGGTGCGCTCGTGACGAGGGCAACTGGCGCCGGCAGCGGGAGGTACTGCGACGAGGACGACGACCTGATCGACAGCATGTCCGTGGACGGGGAGTGGGTGCTGCTGCGCGGCGCCGCCGAGCGGCTCTACGGGCCCGGGCAGTGCCCGTTCGTCGACGAGGGGTTCCGGTGCAGGGAGAACGGCAGGCCGGACGGCGACTACGCCGAGTGGGCATGGCGGCCGAGGCGCTGCGCGCTGCCGAGGTTCCTAACTGCCAAGTGGTCGTGGTCAAGTCCCAAGCATATGCATGcatcatatatatttgatgtgtGTATGCGTATCAGATTCGACGCGAGGAGGCTGCTGGAGATGCTCCGGAACCGGCGGCTGGTGTTCGTGGGCGACTCCATCGGGCGGAACCAGTGGGAGTCCATGCTGTGCATGCTGGCCTCGGCCGTCGCCGACGACAGGGACAAGCAGGCGAGCCCGGGCGGCGCCAGCATATACGAGGAGAACGGGAGCCCCATCACCAAGCGCAAGGGCTTCCTCTCCTTCCGGTTCCGCGACTACAACTGCACCGTGGAGCACTACCGGTCGCCGTACCTGGTCCGCCGCGGCCGCCCGCCGCGCCACTCGCCGAAGCGCGTCGCCACGGCGCTCCGGCTGGGCTCCATGGACGCCATGGCGCCCCGGTGGAAGGACGCGGACGTCCTGGTGTTCAACACGGGACACTGGTGGAACCACGAGAGGCTGCAGCAGTT AGGATGCTACTTCCAGGACGGCAAGACGTTGCGGCTCAACATGAGCGTGGAGGACGCCTACGAGAGGGCGCTGAACACGCTGCAGAAATGGGTCCAAAAGGAAGTGAACACAACAAAAACGCTGGTCGTCCTACGAACATACTCGCCGGCACATGTAAG GGCGTCAAACGGTGGTGGAGGTGGGTGTGTCAGGGAGACGGCGCCGGAGCTGAACACGTCGAGGATCGCGCTGCACCGGTGGCCGGGCCTGCTCAACCCGAGCCCGGCTTTAATTGAAGCGGCGAAGAAGCGGCAGCTGGCGACGATGCACGTCCTGAACGTGACCCTGATGACGGCGCAGCGGCGGGACGGCCACCCGTCGGTGTACAACGTCCGCCTCCCGTCGCCGGCGGCGGCGCAGGAGCAGGTGACGACGAGGGCGGCCGACTGCAGCCACTGGTGCCTGCCAGGCGTGCCGGACGCGTGGAACGAGCTCCTCTACGCTTTGATTCTACATAGGACTAGGACTACGTCATTAGGAGGTTCAGACTGA
- the LOC103637701 gene encoding protein trichome birefringence-like 10 isoform X2: MEMASARRRAKPPQAVGGGGDQLALWAACVLLSSLSLLVAAAFSTGFGGAARLTLEAGPDRDREAAGALVTRATGAGSGRYCDEDDDLIDSMSVDGEWVLLRGAAERLYGPGQCPFVDEGFRCRENGRPDGDYAEWAWRPRRCALPRFDARRLLEMLRNRRLVFVGDSIGRNQWESMLCMLASAVADDRDKQASPGGASIYEENGSPITKRKGFLSFRFRDYNCTVEHYRSPYLVRRGRPPRHSPKRVATALRLGSMDAMAPRWKDADVLVFNTGHWWNHERLQQLGCYFQDGKTLRLNMSVEDAYERALNTLQKWVQKEVNTTKTLVVLRTYSPAHVRASNGGGGGCVRETAPELNTSRIALHRWPGLLNPSPALIEAAKKRQLATMHVLNVTLMTAQRRDGHPSVYNVRLPSPAAAQEQVTTRAADCSHWCLPGVPDAWNELLYALILHRTRTTSLGGSD; the protein is encoded by the exons ATGGAGATGGCGAGCGCGCGGAGGAGGGCGAAGCCGCCGCAGGCGGTCGGCGGAGGCGGAGACCAGCTCGCGCTGTGGGCCGCCTGCGTGCTGCTCTCCTCGCTCTCGCTGCTCGTCGCCGCCGCCTTCTCCACGGGCTTCGGCGGGGCCGCGAGGCTCACGCTCGAGGCCGGCCCGGACCGGGACCGGGAGGCCGCGGGTGCGCTCGTGACGAGGGCAACTGGCGCCGGCAGCGGGAGGTACTGCGACGAGGACGACGACCTGATCGACAGCATGTCCGTGGACGGGGAGTGGGTGCTGCTGCGCGGCGCCGCCGAGCGGCTCTACGGGCCCGGGCAGTGCCCGTTCGTCGACGAGGGGTTCCGGTGCAGGGAGAACGGCAGGCCGGACGGCGACTACGCCGAGTGGGCATGGCGGCCGAGGCGCTGCGCGCTGCCGAG ATTCGACGCGAGGAGGCTGCTGGAGATGCTCCGGAACCGGCGGCTGGTGTTCGTGGGCGACTCCATCGGGCGGAACCAGTGGGAGTCCATGCTGTGCATGCTGGCCTCGGCCGTCGCCGACGACAGGGACAAGCAGGCGAGCCCGGGCGGCGCCAGCATATACGAGGAGAACGGGAGCCCCATCACCAAGCGCAAGGGCTTCCTCTCCTTCCGGTTCCGCGACTACAACTGCACCGTGGAGCACTACCGGTCGCCGTACCTGGTCCGCCGCGGCCGCCCGCCGCGCCACTCGCCGAAGCGCGTCGCCACGGCGCTCCGGCTGGGCTCCATGGACGCCATGGCGCCCCGGTGGAAGGACGCGGACGTCCTGGTGTTCAACACGGGACACTGGTGGAACCACGAGAGGCTGCAGCAGTT AGGATGCTACTTCCAGGACGGCAAGACGTTGCGGCTCAACATGAGCGTGGAGGACGCCTACGAGAGGGCGCTGAACACGCTGCAGAAATGGGTCCAAAAGGAAGTGAACACAACAAAAACGCTGGTCGTCCTACGAACATACTCGCCGGCACATGTAAG GGCGTCAAACGGTGGTGGAGGTGGGTGTGTCAGGGAGACGGCGCCGGAGCTGAACACGTCGAGGATCGCGCTGCACCGGTGGCCGGGCCTGCTCAACCCGAGCCCGGCTTTAATTGAAGCGGCGAAGAAGCGGCAGCTGGCGACGATGCACGTCCTGAACGTGACCCTGATGACGGCGCAGCGGCGGGACGGCCACCCGTCGGTGTACAACGTCCGCCTCCCGTCGCCGGCGGCGGCGCAGGAGCAGGTGACGACGAGGGCGGCCGACTGCAGCCACTGGTGCCTGCCAGGCGTGCCGGACGCGTGGAACGAGCTCCTCTACGCTTTGATTCTACATAGGACTAGGACTACGTCATTAGGAGGTTCAGACTGA
- the LOC103637701 gene encoding protein trichome birefringence-like 11 isoform X4 produces the protein MEMASARRRAKPPQAVGGGGDQLALWAACVLLSSLSLLVAAAFSTGFGGAARLTLEAGPDRDREAAGALVTRATGAGSGRYCDEDDDLIDSMSVDGEWVLLRGAAERLYGPGQCPFVDEGFRCRENGRPDGDYAEWAWRPRRCALPRFDARRLLEMLRNRRLVFVGDSIGRNQWESMLCMLASAVADDRDKQASPGGASIYEENGSPITKRKGFLSFRFRDYNCTVEHYRSPYLVRRGRPPRHSPKRVATALRLGSMDAMAPRWKDADVLVFNTGHWWNHERLQQLGCYFQDGKTLRLNMSVEDAYERALNTLQKWVQKEVNTTKTLVVLRTYSPAHGVKRWWRWVCQGDGAGAEHVEDRAAPVAGPAQPEPGFN, from the exons ATGGAGATGGCGAGCGCGCGGAGGAGGGCGAAGCCGCCGCAGGCGGTCGGCGGAGGCGGAGACCAGCTCGCGCTGTGGGCCGCCTGCGTGCTGCTCTCCTCGCTCTCGCTGCTCGTCGCCGCCGCCTTCTCCACGGGCTTCGGCGGGGCCGCGAGGCTCACGCTCGAGGCCGGCCCGGACCGGGACCGGGAGGCCGCGGGTGCGCTCGTGACGAGGGCAACTGGCGCCGGCAGCGGGAGGTACTGCGACGAGGACGACGACCTGATCGACAGCATGTCCGTGGACGGGGAGTGGGTGCTGCTGCGCGGCGCCGCCGAGCGGCTCTACGGGCCCGGGCAGTGCCCGTTCGTCGACGAGGGGTTCCGGTGCAGGGAGAACGGCAGGCCGGACGGCGACTACGCCGAGTGGGCATGGCGGCCGAGGCGCTGCGCGCTGCCGAG ATTCGACGCGAGGAGGCTGCTGGAGATGCTCCGGAACCGGCGGCTGGTGTTCGTGGGCGACTCCATCGGGCGGAACCAGTGGGAGTCCATGCTGTGCATGCTGGCCTCGGCCGTCGCCGACGACAGGGACAAGCAGGCGAGCCCGGGCGGCGCCAGCATATACGAGGAGAACGGGAGCCCCATCACCAAGCGCAAGGGCTTCCTCTCCTTCCGGTTCCGCGACTACAACTGCACCGTGGAGCACTACCGGTCGCCGTACCTGGTCCGCCGCGGCCGCCCGCCGCGCCACTCGCCGAAGCGCGTCGCCACGGCGCTCCGGCTGGGCTCCATGGACGCCATGGCGCCCCGGTGGAAGGACGCGGACGTCCTGGTGTTCAACACGGGACACTGGTGGAACCACGAGAGGCTGCAGCAGTT AGGATGCTACTTCCAGGACGGCAAGACGTTGCGGCTCAACATGAGCGTGGAGGACGCCTACGAGAGGGCGCTGAACACGCTGCAGAAATGGGTCCAAAAGGAAGTGAACACAACAAAAACGCTGGTCGTCCTACGAACATACTCGCCGGCACAT GGCGTCAAACGGTGGTGGAGGTGGGTGTGTCAGGGAGACGGCGCCGGAGCTGAACACGTCGAGGATCGCGCTGCACCGGTGGCCGGGCCTGCTCAACCCGAGCCCGGCTTTAATTGA
- the LOC103637701 gene encoding protein trichome birefringence-like 11 isoform X3: MEMASARRRAKPPQAVGGGGDQLALWAACVLLSSLSLLVAAAFSTGFGGAARLTLEAGPDRDREAAGALVTRATGAGSGRYCDEDDDLIDSMSVDGEWVLLRGAAERLYGPGQCPFVDEGFRCRENGRPDGDYAEWAWRPRRCALPRFLTAKWSWSSPKHMHASYIFDVCMRIRFDARRLLEMLRNRRLVFVGDSIGRNQWESMLCMLASAVADDRDKQASPGGASIYEENGSPITKRKGFLSFRFRDYNCTVEHYRSPYLVRRGRPPRHSPKRVATALRLGSMDAMAPRWKDADVLVFNTGHWWNHERLQQLGCYFQDGKTLRLNMSVEDAYERALNTLQKWVQKEVNTTKTLVVLRTYSPAHGVKRWWRWVCQGDGAGAEHVEDRAAPVAGPAQPEPGFN, encoded by the exons ATGGAGATGGCGAGCGCGCGGAGGAGGGCGAAGCCGCCGCAGGCGGTCGGCGGAGGCGGAGACCAGCTCGCGCTGTGGGCCGCCTGCGTGCTGCTCTCCTCGCTCTCGCTGCTCGTCGCCGCCGCCTTCTCCACGGGCTTCGGCGGGGCCGCGAGGCTCACGCTCGAGGCCGGCCCGGACCGGGACCGGGAGGCCGCGGGTGCGCTCGTGACGAGGGCAACTGGCGCCGGCAGCGGGAGGTACTGCGACGAGGACGACGACCTGATCGACAGCATGTCCGTGGACGGGGAGTGGGTGCTGCTGCGCGGCGCCGCCGAGCGGCTCTACGGGCCCGGGCAGTGCCCGTTCGTCGACGAGGGGTTCCGGTGCAGGGAGAACGGCAGGCCGGACGGCGACTACGCCGAGTGGGCATGGCGGCCGAGGCGCTGCGCGCTGCCGAGGTTCCTAACTGCCAAGTGGTCGTGGTCAAGTCCCAAGCATATGCATGcatcatatatatttgatgtgtGTATGCGTATCAGATTCGACGCGAGGAGGCTGCTGGAGATGCTCCGGAACCGGCGGCTGGTGTTCGTGGGCGACTCCATCGGGCGGAACCAGTGGGAGTCCATGCTGTGCATGCTGGCCTCGGCCGTCGCCGACGACAGGGACAAGCAGGCGAGCCCGGGCGGCGCCAGCATATACGAGGAGAACGGGAGCCCCATCACCAAGCGCAAGGGCTTCCTCTCCTTCCGGTTCCGCGACTACAACTGCACCGTGGAGCACTACCGGTCGCCGTACCTGGTCCGCCGCGGCCGCCCGCCGCGCCACTCGCCGAAGCGCGTCGCCACGGCGCTCCGGCTGGGCTCCATGGACGCCATGGCGCCCCGGTGGAAGGACGCGGACGTCCTGGTGTTCAACACGGGACACTGGTGGAACCACGAGAGGCTGCAGCAGTT AGGATGCTACTTCCAGGACGGCAAGACGTTGCGGCTCAACATGAGCGTGGAGGACGCCTACGAGAGGGCGCTGAACACGCTGCAGAAATGGGTCCAAAAGGAAGTGAACACAACAAAAACGCTGGTCGTCCTACGAACATACTCGCCGGCACAT GGCGTCAAACGGTGGTGGAGGTGGGTGTGTCAGGGAGACGGCGCCGGAGCTGAACACGTCGAGGATCGCGCTGCACCGGTGGCCGGGCCTGCTCAACCCGAGCCCGGCTTTAATTGA